From Populus trichocarpa isolate Nisqually-1 chromosome 19, P.trichocarpa_v4.1, whole genome shotgun sequence, a single genomic window includes:
- the LOC7475814 gene encoding uncharacterized protein LOC7475814, translating to MSLACLACHSVESPSRSFRSYSVSSSDNEGRCTAIANCITRKLSHPPPRANSSFASSSSKVSPQPLNPSNDSMTGPPRLVRSRAVRRDLVRDWNFDGVVMER from the coding sequence ATGAGTCTAGCATGTCTTGCATGCCACAGCGTAGAAAGTCCATCACGCTCCTTTAGAAGCTACTCAGTCTCGAGCTCAGACAATGAAGGAAGATGTACAGCCATTGCCAACTGCATAACCAGGAAGCTATCTCATCCTCCTCCCAGAGCAAACTCTTCTtttgcatcatcatcatccaaaGTGAGCCCACAACCACTTAATCCAAGTAATGACAGCATGACAGGACCCCCACGATTAGTACGCAGTCGTGCTGTGAGAAGAGACCTTGTAAGAGATTGGAATTTTGATGGGGTTGTGATGGAGCGTTAA
- the LOC7467441 gene encoding G-type lectin S-receptor-like serine/threonine-protein kinase At1g34300, translating into MNLLHSLLLLLPLLLFITTKSTATIPPGSSLYASNTSRTWSSPNNTFFLGFTQVGTSYTVSISYAAGVAIWTTDSVVSGTASAAVVDSGGVFQFLRNGNLRLVNGSGATVWTSNTAKLGVTSASLDDTGNLVLAANTFAVWSSFENPTDTLVPSQNLTVNQTLRSGVHSFRLLSNGNITLTWNDSVVYWNQGLSSLSALNVTSPTLRLQPNGILTLSDASLRRSENVAFGNDYGEGADVMRFLRFSDGNLRMYSGGTTTMTWAVLADQCQVYGYCGNMGICSYNESNSSPICKCPSLNFEAVDVNDRRKGCKRKVEVEDCVGNVTMLELKQTKFFTFQAQQIVSIGITACRVNCLSSTSCFASTSFSDTNVWCYLKNSPDFVSGYQGPVLLSTSYVKVCGTVQPNPSPLQQSGGDKKCWKLRVWVVGFVVVVTILVMAALAGLFWWFCCKTSPKFGGVWAQYTLLEYASGAPVQFSYKDLHRWTKRFKDKLGAGGFGAVYRGVLANRTVVAVKQLEGIEQGEKQFRMEVATISSTHHLNLVRLIGFCSEGRHRLLVYEFMKNGSLDHFLFRTEDQSEKLLNWKNRFNIALGTARGITYLHEECRDCIVHCDIKPENILLDENFNAKVSDFGLAKLISTKDQRYRSLTSIRGTRGYLAPEWLANLPITSKSDVYSYGMVLLEIVSGRRNFEVSAEINEKKFSEWAYGEFEKGNVAAIVDKRLADQGVDMEQVMRAVQVSFWCFQEHPSQRPTMGKVVQMLEGIIEIAMPPAPKALTEGSSSGTSTSLSSKDGAHSTYEASAPPPSSSSSFQTAGISPFISERIMEKQSSSFLGSFQTKSR; encoded by the coding sequence atgaacctcCTCCACTCTCTTCTCCTACTCCTTCCTCTCCTCCTCTTCATCACCACTAAGTCAACAGCAACCATACCACCAGGCTCCTCTCTTTATGCCTCTAACACAAGCCGAACCTGGTCATCTCCAAACAACACTTTCTTTCTGGGCTTTACTCAAGTGGGCACTTCCTACACTGTTTCCATCTCCTACGCTGCTGGAGTTGCCATCTGGACAACCGACAGTGTTGTCAGTGGCACTGCCTCTGCAGCTGTTGTTGACAGCGGTGGAGTATTCCAGTTCCTCCGCAACGGCAATCTCCGCCTCGTCAACGGTTCAGGTGCCACCGTGTGGACCTCCAACACTGCCAAACTTGGTGTCACTTCTGCTTCCCTTGATGACACGGGAAATCTAGTACTGGCAGCCAACACTTTTGCTGTATGGTCCAGTTTTGAAAACCCAACCGACACTCTTGTCCCTTCACAGAACTTAACAGTAAACCAAACTTTACGATCTGGGGTTCACTCTTTCCGTCTTCTAAGCAATGGAAATATTACTTTGACATGGAATGACAGTGTTGTGTACTGGAATCAAGGCTTGAGCTCTCTTTCAGCTTTGAACGTGACTTCTCCAACCTTGCGATTGCAGCCAAATGGGATCCTAACTCTTTCAGATGCTAGTTTGAGAAGATCAGAGAATGTTGCTTTTGGCAATGATTATGGAGAAGGGGCTGATGTAATGAGATTTTTGAGGTTTAGTGATGGGAATTTGAGAATGTATAGTGGTGGAACTACAACTATGACATGGGCTGTTTTAGCGGATCAGTGTCAGGTTTATGGATACTGTGGAAACATGGGGATCTGTAGTTATAACGAATCAAATTCGAGTCCGATCTGTAAATGCCCATCTCTGAATTTTGAGGCAGTAGATGTGAATGATAGGAGAAAGGGGTGTAAGAGAAAAGTGGAGGTTGAGGATTGTGTGGGGAATGTAACAATGCTGGAGTTGAAGCAGACCAAATTTTTTACTTTCCAGGCTCAGCAAATTGTTTCTATTGGGATAACAGCTTGTAGAGTGAATTGTTTATCAAGTACTTCTTGCTTTGCTTCCACTTCTTTCTCAGATACAAATGTATGGTGTTACTTGAAAAACTCACCTGATTTTGTTAGTGGATATCAGGGTCCAGTGCTTCTTAGTACATCTTATGTAAAGGTTTGTGGAACAGTACAGCCAAATCCTTCGCCTTTGCAGCAGAGTGGAGGGGACAAAAAGTGCTGGAAATTGCGGGTTTGGGTTGTCGGTTTTGTGGTTGTGGTCACTATTTTGGTTATGGCCGCTTTAGCGGGTTTATTTTGGTGGTTTTGTTGTAAAACTAGTCCCAAATTTGGAGGTGTGTGGGCTCAGTATACACTTCTTGAATATGCCTCTGGTGCTCCTGTTCAGTTTTCATATAAGGATCTGCATCGCTGGACAAAGAGGTTCAAGGATAAGCTTGGAGCAGGAGGATTTGGAGCTGTTTATAGAGGAGTTCTAGCTAACAGAACAGTGGTTGCAGTGAAGCAACTTGAGGGAATTGAACAAGGTGAGAAACAGTTTCGGATGGAAGTTGCAACTATAAGCAGTACTCACCATTTGAATTTGGTCAGATTGATTGGATTTTGCTCCGAAGGGCGTCACAGGCTTTTAGTATACGAGTTCATGAAAAATGGGTCCTTAGATCATTTCCTGTTTAGGACAGAAGATCAGTCAGAGAAATTGTTGAATTGGAAGAACAGGTTCAACATTGCTCTTGGGACTGCAAGAGGAATCACATATCTTCACGAGGAATGTCGAGATTGCATTGTTCATTGTGATATCAAGCCAGAAAACATTCTGTTGGATGAAAATTTCAATGCCAAGGTATCTGATTTTGGCCTTGCAAAGCTTATCAGCACGAAGGACCAAAGATACCGGTCCTTGACAAGCATTAGAGGCACTAGAGGGTATTTGGCACCAGAATGGCTAGCAAACCTCCCAATAACATCAAAATCTGATGTTTACAGTTACGGGATGGTTTTGCTGGAGATAGTGAGTGGGAGAAGGAACTTTGAGGTCTCAGCAGAAATCAATGAAAAGAAGTTCTCAGAGTGGGCTTATGGGGAGTTTGAGAAGGGTAATGTGGCGGCAATTGTTGACAAAAGACTTGCTGATCAGGGTGTGGACATGGAACAAGTGATGAGGGCTGTTCAGGTTAGCTTTTGGTGCTTTCAGGAGCATCCTTCTCAAAGGCCAACAATGGGAAAAGTAGTGCAGATGCTTGAGGGAATTATAGAGATTGCAATGCCACCAGCACCCAAGGCCTTGACAGAAGGGTCTAGTAGTGGAACAAGTACGAGTTTGAGCAGTAAAGATGGTGCTCACTCTACTTATGAAGCCTCGGCTCCACCTccctcttcatcttcatcatttcAAACTGCAGGCATATCGCCTTTCATCTCAGAGAGGATTATGGAGAAGCAATCTTCATCATTTTTAGGATCATTTCAAACTAAATCTCGTTAG
- the LOC7467442 gene encoding uncharacterized protein LOC7467442: MEVTRVDVNLHTVNTDVFDPGNYDPMFLVQITLQRKLEMWLSVIDQEELLMAGQHQIDSESGCVFEVPIQEVAVPASFIHYLAQRISGFNFDASLCVDLASLIASHAYHLEGHCRGFYVSAHVDLVDVDVNEVAASEIRPILDSEGFTLPRGASETVLKKERLCKKQGGADSSSGSTCVVCLEDFSSSVKLTKLPCSHVFHDKCIFRWLLYSKSCPICRTEVE; this comes from the coding sequence ATGGAAGTTACAAGAGTTGATGTTAACCTACATACAGTGAACACAGATGTGTTCGATCCGGGGAATTATGATCCTATGTTCCTTGTTCAAATTACGTTACAAAGAAAGCTTGAAATGTGGTTGAGTGTCATAGACCAAGAAGAATTACTAATGGCCGGTCAACACCAGATTGATTCAGAGTCAGGCTGTGTGTTCGAAGTTCCTATTCAAGAAGTTGCCGTGCCTGCTTCATTCATCCATTACCTTGCCCAAAGGATTTCTGGTTTCAACTTTGATGCTTCCCTCTGTGTGGATTTAGCCTCATTGATTGCTTCCCATGCTTACCATTTAGAGGGACATTGTAGAGGATTCTATGTGTCAGCTCATGTAGACCTTGTTGATGTAGATGTAAACGAAGTTGCGGCCTCGGAGATTAGGCCAATATTAGATAGCGAAGGTTTCACTCTACCAAGGGGTGCATCGGAGACAGTGTTGAAGAAGGAGAGGCTTTGTAAGAAGCAGGGGGGTGCTGATTCTTCTTCGGGTAGTACTTGTGTGGTTTGCTTGGAGGACTTTTCTAGTTCAGTTAAGCTCACAAAGTTACCTTGCTCTCACGTGTTTCATGACAAATGCATCTTTCGTTGGCTGCTATACTCTAAATCCTGCCCAATTTGCAGAACAGAAGTGGAATAG
- the LOC7467443 gene encoding uncharacterized protein LOC7467443 yields MPLLLSLSLDPVGRRFYFGSPLNISRTNMHDSCNAKPLFLVSILLQRKNKVTWKDSRSGELLLENEHPSCPDSHRSCLVPPQLVSLPDSCTSYMCGIVSDMLNLDDVSLCHDVASNIGSFVSDFAKERAGRQGFCVSAHVVIVEDYVEEVILDGINVPIFDFDEEDHAVVSRGASISTLNKLKKERFYMKEITQDDGDESCCDSCVVCLERFSATVGLTRLPCKHIFHEQCIFDWLKKSPSCPLCRYEVE; encoded by the coding sequence ATGCCTCTCCTTTTGTCCCTTTCATTAGATCCAGTGGGtagaagattttattttggttcaccCCTAAATATATCAAGAACCAATATGCATGATTCGTGTAACGCTAAACCCTTGTTCCTAGTCTCAATTCTCTTACAACGAAAGAACAAAGTGACATGGAAAGACTCTAGATCAGGAGAGTTGTTGCTAGAAAATGAACACCCATCTTGCCCGGACTCACACAGGTCATGCCTAGTTCCTCCTCAACTTGTTTCCTTACCTGATTCTTGCACTAGTTATATGTGCGGCATTGTCTCCGATATGCTTAATCTTGATGATGTTTCTTTATGCCATGATGTTGCCTCAAACATTGGTTCTTTTGTTAGTGATTTTGCTAAGGAACGAGCTGGTCGTCAAGGGTTTTGCGTGTCGGCTCATGTAGTGATTGTCGAGGATTATGTTGAGGAAGTGATCTTGGATGGGATAAACGTgccaatatttgattttgatgaagaaGATCATGCGGTTGTGTCAAGAGGTGCATCAATATCAACGTTGAACAAGTTGAAGAAAGAGAGGTTTTACATGAAGGAGATCACGCAGGACGATGGTGATGAATCTTGTTGTGATTCTTGTGTGGTTTGCTTGGAAAGATTTTCTGCTACGGTTGGACTTACAAGGTTACCTTGCAAACACATATTTCATGAACAATGCATCTTCGACTGGTTGAAGAAGTCCCCATCATGCCCACTTTGTCGATACGAGGTAGAATAG